In Armatimonadota bacterium, a single genomic region encodes these proteins:
- a CDS encoding HD domain-containing phosphohydrolase, with product MTDRPSKAHILGALSQALDLVEGQPEGHALRTAKLALRIASELKLCETDKEDLYFAAVLKDSGCSNNAVRIQKMFGGDEFLAKQKVKLVDWTSNIESIKFAIAQTEAGNTVGAKLRRLAQNLGHPTKVMDEVTEARCTRGAMIAKMLGLNSEVAAAIQALDEHWDGHGSPYKLEGKSIPLLARILCFCQTFEVFFQSFGLNAAYEMAAERNQKWFDPEVVRACRAISTDLRFWSSFDDLGELQSQVAEYQEAAIDADIDGIAEAFALIIDAKSSFTAEHSTRVARYAVQLGRHMDLSPETVKLLHRAGLLHDIGKLGISTAILEKPGKLEPEEFDQIKLHPKYSDLILRRIPTFEAIADLASTHHERIDGKGYWRGLGAEQLSLASRIMTVSDVFDALSANRPYREALPLETIFRIMDRDAGTAFDPDCIASLKEIYAGYETSLPIAA from the coding sequence ATGACGGATCGACCATCGAAGGCGCATATTCTTGGTGCGTTGAGCCAAGCCCTGGACTTAGTCGAAGGTCAGCCCGAAGGTCACGCGCTTCGGACCGCAAAACTCGCGCTTCGGATTGCAAGTGAGTTGAAACTCTGCGAAACCGACAAGGAGGACCTCTACTTCGCGGCGGTGCTCAAGGATTCCGGCTGCTCCAACAACGCCGTCCGCATCCAAAAGATGTTTGGCGGCGATGAGTTTCTTGCTAAGCAAAAAGTAAAGTTGGTCGACTGGACTTCCAATATCGAGTCCATCAAGTTTGCGATTGCGCAGACGGAAGCCGGGAATACCGTCGGAGCAAAGCTGCGTCGACTGGCTCAAAATCTGGGACATCCGACCAAAGTGATGGATGAAGTGACAGAGGCAAGATGCACCCGCGGCGCAATGATTGCGAAAATGCTGGGGCTAAACTCCGAAGTCGCCGCCGCGATCCAGGCTCTGGATGAACACTGGGACGGCCACGGGTCGCCCTATAAGCTCGAAGGGAAGAGCATCCCGTTGCTCGCACGCATCCTTTGCTTTTGCCAAACCTTCGAAGTTTTCTTTCAGAGTTTCGGACTCAACGCCGCGTATGAGATGGCGGCGGAACGGAACCAAAAGTGGTTCGACCCCGAAGTGGTTCGCGCCTGCCGTGCAATTTCGACCGACCTAAGATTCTGGAGTTCTTTTGATGATCTGGGCGAGCTTCAGAGTCAAGTTGCCGAATACCAAGAAGCGGCGATTGACGCCGATATCGACGGGATCGCCGAAGCGTTTGCTCTCATCATCGACGCCAAATCCAGCTTTACCGCCGAGCATAGCACTCGAGTAGCTCGCTACGCCGTCCAACTCGGACGCCACATGGATCTTTCGCCCGAGACGGTCAAGCTGCTGCATCGCGCTGGGCTACTCCACGACATCGGGAAGCTGGGAATTTCAACCGCGATTCTCGAGAAGCCAGGAAAACTTGAACCGGAAGAGTTCGATCAGATCAAGCTTCACCCTAAGTACAGCGACCTGATCTTACGCCGGATTCCTACGTTTGAGGCGATTGCCGACTTAGCTTCCACTCACCACGAACGGATCGATGGAAAGGGATATTGGCGCGGACTCGGTGCCGAACAGCTCAGCCTAGCCTCGCGGATCATGACGGTCAGCGATGTCTTCGACGCCCTCAGCGCAAACCGTCCCTACCGGGAAGCCCTTCCCCTCGAGACGATCTTCCGAATCATGGATCGCGATGCAGGGACCGCTTTTGATCCGGATTGCATCGCTTCTTTGAAAGAAATCTATGCCGGGTATGAAACGTCGTTGCCGATCGCCGCTTAA
- a CDS encoding TlpA disulfide reductase family protein, with translation MKYLLAFAPLLISAISQAETVSGTLVEISKTDVTVNIGGKSRIFRFTNATQILDTQGNPASLKNLTRIGFYGSKNLKALTTVVDYDGTTVKRVRLPLQIVKTIRKADVSALNPKSLVGRDLSKEALSMTDGTKFSIAANRGKVILLDFWATWCGPCLAASPSIASLAKEFREVRVIGANCSFAKGDTRAKAQSVGGKHGYPIAYNADALAKSLGATSIPLFVVIGKDGKICGAITGFSGDSTKEQIRRLIRQSLVK, from the coding sequence ATGAAGTACTTGCTAGCGTTTGCCCCCCTGCTCATCAGCGCGATCTCTCAGGCCGAGACCGTTTCAGGGACGCTGGTTGAAATCTCTAAGACAGATGTGACAGTAAATATCGGTGGCAAAAGCCGCATTTTCAGGTTCACGAATGCAACCCAAATCCTGGACACCCAGGGCAACCCGGCAAGCCTCAAGAACCTAACAAGAATCGGCTTCTATGGGTCCAAGAATCTGAAAGCACTGACTACCGTAGTCGATTACGATGGGACAACCGTCAAGCGCGTACGGCTGCCCCTGCAAATTGTCAAGACCATCCGAAAAGCTGATGTTTCCGCGCTCAACCCAAAGAGCCTCGTCGGGCGCGACCTCTCGAAAGAAGCACTTTCGATGACCGATGGGACGAAGTTTTCGATCGCGGCGAATCGTGGAAAGGTGATTCTCCTCGACTTCTGGGCCACCTGGTGCGGACCGTGCCTCGCCGCGAGTCCGTCGATTGCCAGCCTCGCGAAGGAGTTCCGAGAAGTTCGTGTCATTGGCGCGAACTGCTCGTTTGCCAAGGGAGACACCCGGGCCAAAGCCCAATCGGTCGGTGGAAAACACGGGTACCCAATCGCCTACAATGCCGATGCGTTAGCGAAGAGTCTTGGTGCGACTTCGATTCCGTTGTTCGTAGTCATTGGAAAAGATGGAAAGATATGCGGAGCCATCACGGGGTTTAGTGGAGATTCCACTAAGGAGCAAATTAGGCGGCTCATTCGACAATCGTTAGTGAAATGA
- a CDS encoding sugar ABC transporter ATP-binding protein, translating into MIEATGLTKAFGTNVALDAFDITIQAGEIIGVIGENGAGKSTFMKLLSGVHRPSGGSISIHNEIQTFATPREAIAKGIAMVHQELNLIPTLSVADNIFLGREKGSVTVNRKDTDSEAAELLKLVGASFGPETLCGDLSVAQQQLVEIAKAISQKPKLIIFDEPTAVLGEQESLELFALIRGLKDQGVAVLYVSHRLPEILSLTDRLVVLRDGVKVGEYQTQGQTESSLADLMVGRPLADIFPSGTPDVSPEIALEIQNLSSLPLVKDISLTLHRGEILGIAGLIGSGRTEFAEALVGLRPGAVEHIGPIRPIKSYQEAISQGIVYISEDRKGKSLVTTMSIRDNICLAALRVLKGKLIQQETTKTWIEKLGIKVADMELPMTSLSGGNQQKCAIAKWLAVNPKILILDEPTRGVDVGAKAEIYSLIAKLAQEGMSCIVISSEMPEIIGLCHRALVFRDGRVEGELQQNELTEANIMRLAAGIKEGVKAA; encoded by the coding sequence ATGATCGAGGCGACCGGACTGACGAAGGCTTTTGGCACCAATGTCGCTCTCGACGCGTTTGATATCACTATCCAAGCCGGTGAGATCATCGGTGTCATTGGGGAAAACGGGGCCGGAAAGAGCACTTTCATGAAGCTCCTCAGTGGAGTTCACCGGCCCTCCGGAGGCTCAATATCGATCCACAACGAGATCCAAACGTTTGCCACCCCAAGGGAAGCGATCGCCAAAGGGATCGCGATGGTTCACCAAGAACTCAACCTCATCCCCACACTGAGTGTCGCCGATAACATTTTTTTGGGCCGAGAAAAAGGAAGTGTTACGGTCAACCGAAAGGACACGGACTCAGAAGCCGCCGAGCTCCTGAAGCTAGTCGGTGCAAGTTTCGGCCCCGAAACCCTCTGCGGCGATCTCTCTGTCGCCCAACAGCAACTCGTCGAAATCGCAAAAGCGATCAGCCAGAAGCCTAAGCTCATCATCTTTGACGAACCCACGGCCGTTCTCGGTGAACAAGAATCACTCGAGCTTTTTGCCCTAATTCGTGGACTCAAAGACCAAGGCGTCGCCGTACTCTACGTCTCACACCGGCTTCCCGAAATCCTTTCGCTCACCGACCGGCTCGTGGTGCTCAGGGATGGAGTCAAAGTCGGGGAGTACCAGACCCAAGGCCAGACGGAGAGTTCACTAGCCGACTTGATGGTCGGGCGTCCGCTGGCGGACATCTTCCCTTCGGGGACCCCAGACGTTTCGCCTGAGATCGCTCTCGAAATTCAAAACCTCTCCTCCTTACCGCTTGTCAAAGACATCTCCCTCACCCTGCATCGAGGCGAAATCTTAGGCATTGCTGGTCTCATTGGCTCCGGGCGAACCGAGTTTGCCGAGGCATTAGTCGGCCTTCGACCGGGTGCTGTGGAGCACATTGGTCCAATTAGGCCGATCAAGAGTTACCAAGAAGCGATCTCCCAAGGCATTGTCTACATCTCTGAAGATCGAAAAGGCAAGAGCCTGGTCACCACGATGTCCATCCGTGACAACATTTGTCTGGCTGCTCTCCGTGTCCTGAAAGGCAAATTGATTCAGCAAGAAACCACGAAGACTTGGATCGAAAAGCTCGGCATCAAAGTCGCGGACATGGAACTCCCGATGACCAGCCTGAGCGGCGGAAACCAGCAGAAGTGCGCCATCGCGAAGTGGCTAGCGGTGAACCCAAAGATTCTCATCCTCGACGAACCCACACGAGGGGTTGATGTCGGAGCAAAGGCGGAAATCTACTCGCTGATCGCCAAGCTCGCCCAGGAAGGAATGTCTTGCATCGTGATTTCATCCGAAATGCCTGAAATCATTGGCCTCTGTCACCGCGCGCTCGTTTTCCGAGACGGGCGAGTTGAAGGCGAACTTCAACAAAACGAACTCACCGAAGCCAACATTATGCGACTAGCCGCCGGAATAAAGGAAGGAGTAAAGGCCGCTTGA
- a CDS encoding ABC transporter permease has protein sequence MKFLKNNQALVALAAMYIIYVLIDVIFWKKGVATDPQNLRNILSQNSYTGIIAVGMTLVIIGGGIDLSVGSLMGLLGVLSILALNKPADDPAKTIAAIVVGIGAGALIGFANGVIITWGKIAPFVATLAGLVGFRSLALALTDARSLTASSKDLYPGLAQGGIPIPGAVDAAGRPLLAHWPIFIFLIIAAISSWILNRSVYGRRLIAVGANETAAIYSGIRSNQIKVVAYTILGICTGIAAVLQGSRLTGADPASLGQIVELDAIAAVVIGGTSLNGGKGQIWSTVIGVLILGLISNILVISSINPNWQGCVKGVIILLAVLIQRGQKSTS, from the coding sequence TTGAAATTTCTCAAAAACAACCAAGCCCTCGTCGCGCTGGCGGCAATGTATATCATCTATGTGCTCATTGATGTGATCTTCTGGAAGAAAGGCGTTGCCACCGATCCCCAGAACCTGCGAAACATCCTAAGCCAAAACTCGTACACGGGCATCATCGCTGTCGGCATGACGCTGGTCATCATCGGCGGCGGAATCGACCTCTCGGTCGGTTCTTTGATGGGCCTCCTCGGGGTCTTGAGTATTCTCGCGCTGAACAAGCCCGCCGATGATCCAGCGAAGACGATAGCCGCGATTGTCGTCGGCATCGGGGCCGGCGCCCTCATCGGATTCGCCAACGGAGTCATCATCACGTGGGGCAAAATCGCTCCATTTGTCGCGACTCTTGCCGGTCTAGTAGGCTTCCGCAGTCTCGCTCTTGCGCTGACGGATGCGCGCTCGCTTACGGCAAGTAGCAAGGATCTCTACCCAGGTCTGGCCCAAGGCGGCATCCCTATTCCTGGAGCAGTTGATGCCGCAGGACGACCACTGCTGGCTCACTGGCCAATATTCATCTTCCTGATTATCGCGGCGATTAGCTCTTGGATTTTGAACCGAAGCGTTTATGGACGAAGGCTGATTGCAGTGGGAGCAAACGAGACCGCCGCCATCTATTCAGGCATCCGTTCTAATCAGATCAAGGTGGTTGCCTATACGATTCTCGGCATCTGCACCGGAATCGCTGCCGTCCTCCAAGGCTCCCGACTCACTGGCGCCGACCCCGCATCCCTCGGCCAAATCGTCGAACTCGACGCCATCGCCGCCGTTGTGATAGGCGGAACAAGCCTCAATGGCGGAAAGGGACAAATCTGGTCCACCGTCATTGGCGTATTGATTTTAGGACTCATCAGCAATATTCTTGTTATAAGCAGCATCAATCCTAACTGGCAGGGCTGTGTGAAAGGTGTTATCATTCTTCTTGCAGTTCTGATTCAACGCGGACAGAAATCAACCTCATGA
- a CDS encoding ABC transporter substrate-binding protein produces MKSRNLLKFGLIAAAALMVFGCGSGNAASGDTSSASTAPAPTAEGKKLKIGVSIPSADHGWTGGVKYWAEQEMKKHPEIEWVYQTADNPAKQNESLDAMLAQKIDGLVILAHASEPLTPKAKELHDAGVFIVNVDRGFTEPIADIFLAGDNKAFGRISAEFIAKQLNGKGNVLVLEGVACNVNTDRVEAAKEVWAKNPGIKVLDSQQADWNQQKAFEKMQTMLVKHKEVNAIWAADDDMALGAEKALKEAGRDKNIFILGGAGMKDIVKRVMDGDPMFPGDVTYPPSMIAKGIELAVKTMTGKTKEELKAWKSTNESVPIELIEKANAKNFYFPDSIY; encoded by the coding sequence ATGAAATCACGAAACCTACTCAAATTCGGCCTCATCGCCGCCGCCGCTCTGATGGTCTTCGGATGCGGATCGGGCAATGCCGCTTCTGGCGACACCTCCTCCGCTTCCACCGCTCCGGCTCCGACGGCAGAAGGTAAGAAGCTCAAGATTGGCGTCTCGATCCCATCTGCCGACCACGGCTGGACGGGCGGCGTCAAGTACTGGGCTGAGCAGGAGATGAAGAAGCATCCTGAAATCGAGTGGGTGTACCAAACCGCCGACAACCCGGCCAAGCAGAACGAAAGCCTCGACGCGATGCTCGCGCAAAAGATTGACGGTCTTGTCATCCTTGCCCACGCCAGCGAACCGCTGACGCCGAAGGCGAAGGAGCTTCACGATGCAGGGGTCTTCATCGTTAACGTTGATCGCGGTTTCACCGAGCCGATCGCCGATATTTTTCTTGCTGGAGACAACAAGGCATTCGGTCGAATTTCCGCCGAGTTCATCGCCAAGCAGCTCAACGGTAAGGGCAATGTGCTCGTTCTGGAAGGCGTTGCTTGCAACGTCAACACCGACCGCGTTGAAGCCGCCAAAGAAGTTTGGGCAAAGAATCCTGGGATCAAGGTTCTCGACAGCCAACAAGCCGACTGGAACCAACAAAAAGCGTTTGAAAAGATGCAGACCATGCTCGTCAAGCACAAAGAAGTCAACGCGATCTGGGCGGCTGACGACGACATGGCTCTCGGTGCCGAAAAGGCCCTCAAGGAAGCTGGACGAGACAAGAATATTTTCATTCTCGGCGGCGCTGGTATGAAGGATATCGTCAAGCGAGTGATGGACGGAGACCCAATGTTCCCTGGCGATGTGACCTACCCTCCCAGCATGATTGCAAAGGGAATCGAGCTTGCGGTTAAGACGATGACCGGCAAGACTAAAGAAGAGCTTAAGGCTTGGAAATCAACCAACGAATCCGTTCCTATCGAGCTGATCGAAAAAGCGAACGCCAAGAACTTTTACTTCCCTGATTCAATCTATTAA